AACAAGACGATCGAGGCCATCGGCGTGTTGAAGGGTTTGCAGGTATCGCCGAACCTGAGTGCAGAAGAGAAGAAGCTACTGGGCGAAGTAACGAAGACCTTTGAGGGGCTTGTACCAAAGTAACGGCTCGTTCACGGTCATAGGATCCTGAACTCAGTTCTACCTCTCTGAGGAGTGGGTACTCCGCTCCTCCAGTTCTTTTACCTTTACCCGTAACTCTGCGATGTCTTTCTCCAGCTCTACGAGGATCGACAAATAGACCGATTCCATCGGATCGAGCCGCGGGTCGTACCTCGCGGCGCATGCAAGACCGCGTGCCTCGTCTATCAATCGATGGAACGCCTCCCCGCCCTCTTTACGCAGCGCTCTGAACTAAAGCGCGAACGGGTCTGAACGGGCATTAAGAACGGTTGGATAAATATCCGTATCCGTACCTGGCTGGCCGGATAGTTCAGATACATGCTCACCGGTAATTGTAAGATGTCCTCTGCCTGCACGGTCTTTCGACCGGCGTGCTTCG
This sequence is a window from Methanomicrobia archaeon. Protein-coding genes within it:
- a CDS encoding histone family protein, with translation MALLPKAPVTRLLKSAGAERVSKDGTEAMATLLESDGAKVAKKAVALAKHAGRKTVQAEDILQLPVSMYLNYPASQVRIRIFIQPFLMPVQTRSRFSSERCVKRAGRRSID